The DNA region GGCAGAGCAGGGTGATCGCGACGGTGAACCCGACGATCGCCGCCGGCAGGCCGGTGAGCGCGTAGCCGACCTCGCGGTAGTAGTGCCCGGAGAACGGCGCCCGCCAGAAGCCCGGCGGCTGCTCGGTGCGGCGGGCCCGGGCCGGGCGCGTGCCGCCGGCGCCGTAACCGTCCGGGGCGTCCCACTCCTGCCCCAGCGTGCTGTTGCTCATCTCCCGGCCCCCGGCCCCTCGTCGTCGCGGTCTTCCGTACTCGTTGACGGTTCCAGTCTGGCCGGGCGGCGGCGTGCGAGACATCCTGGGACCCGGCGGATCCGGGGTGGGGTTAACCCCCCTGGGGTGCGGCGATCGGCCCGGTCCACTCGTCGGCGAGCAGCGAGTACTGGTACGAGTCGGACCAGACGCCGCCCTTGTACAGGTCGTGCCGGGCCCGCCCCTCCAGCTGGAAGCCGAGCTTGGTGAGCACCTTGGCCGAGGCGGTGTTGTCCACGTCGACCCGGGCGACCAGCCGGTGCAGGCCGAGCCGGTCGAAGGAGAGCTCGCAGAGCAGTCCGGCGATCTCGCCCGCGTAGCCGCGGCCCCACACCGGGCGGCTCAGCACGTAACCGAGGTACGCGGAACGGTACTTGCCGAGGGTGAGGCTGGCGTGCGCGATCGGCAGCGCGTCCTCCGGGTCCTCGGCGTCCTCGCGGCGGACGACGGCGAGCCGGTAGGTGTCCCGCTCCTCGGCCATCGCCTCCTCCAGGTAGAGCTCGATCTGGTCGGCGCAGGTCTCGCGGTCGCGCGGTTCGAAGGGGAGGTAGCGGGTCACCTCCGGATCGCCGTACAGCGCGTGCAGCGCGTCCAGCTCCTCCGGGGTGTGGTGGTACTCGCGGATGGCGAGCCTGGGGCCGGTGAGGCGTACGGGGACCATGGCTGCCGACCCTACCCCCCGTCCGGCGGCTACCGTTCGGAACATGAACGACCAAGACCTGCGACTCGCCCCGCGCACCAGGGCCGCCGAGCTGCTCGCCTGGGCGGCCGGGCAGGACCGCGCGCCGGTGGCCGAGCGGCCGCTGCGCACGGTGCTGGCGCTGCTGGAGCTGGGCGAGGGCAGGATGCACGACGGCTGGCCCGAACTGACCTCCAACGCGGTGGAACACCTGCTGTACGAACGGCTCCACCTCTACGTCCAACCCGCGCCGGAGGAGGACCCGCTCGCGTACGGCGACGCCGTACGGCTGCTGGTCGACCACCAGCGGGCGGCGAAGCGGCTCAACGCCAAGCGCCAGGAGCGGCTGCACGCCGAGGCCGAGTGGCAGGGCGAGGTCGCGGCGGGGCTGCTGCGCCGCGCCGACCTGGTGACCTGGCCCCGGCTGTACGCGGTGCTGCTGCACGCGCACGACGTGGACGTGACGGACCTCGCCGCCGTCCGGGACTGGCTGACCGGCTTCGCCGGTCTCGGCGAGGAGGAGCGGCTGGCCGGGTACGAGGCGCTGGTGCCGACCGGCTGGCTGGACGAGCCGGACGAGCAGGGCTGGGGGCCGGGCCGGGTGCTGTCGGTCGGCATGGCCACCGACGGCGCGCGGCGACTGCTGGAACAGGGCCTGATGCGGCGCAGCTACCGCAACCTGGCCGAGCTGACCGCGCTGGGGCGGCCGATGCCGGACGAACTCGCCGGGGGTTTCGAGGAGTTCGAGGCGGCGGCCGCCGAGGTGGCGCTCGACCTGCTCGGCGAGTGGACGGTGGCCGGGCTGCCGCGGCTGCTGGTGGAGGAGTTCCCGGAGCTCGCGCCGGAGCCGGGGGCGGAGGAGATCGACGCGTACCTGGCGCAGCTGCCGGCGGAGTGAGACGTGCCGGAGTGAGACATGCCGGTGTGAGACGTGGAGAAGCCCCGGGCGGTGCCCGGGGCTTTCCCGTTACGGGTTTTCGGGGCCGTTGTACGGGTTCTCGGGGCCGTTACGGGTTGAGGCCGTGCTGCTGGAGCCAGGTCTCCGGGTCGACCGGGGCGCCGCCGCCGGGGCGGACCTCCAGGTGCAGGTGCGGGCCGGTGACGTTGCCGGTCGCGCCGACCTTGCCGATCTGCTGGCCGGAGGTGACCTGGCCGGAGCCCTGGATGATCGAGGACAGGTGGCAGTACCAGATCTCGGTGCCGTCGGGCAGGGTCTCGACGATCCGGTAGCCGTACGCGCCGGACCAGCCGGCCGAGGTGATGGTGCCCTGGCCGACCGCGTGGACCGGGGTGCCGGTGTCGGCGGCGAAGTCCAGGCCGGTGTGCAGATGGGCCCAGTAGCGGGCGCTCTGGCCGTAGTGGGCGGAGAGGCTGTAGTCCTTCACCGGCAGGGTGAGGGCGGCGGCCTTGGCCCGCTCGGCCTCCTCGGCGGCGTGCTTGGCCTCGGCCTCCTTGGCGGCGGCCTTGGCCGCCGCCTCCTGGGCGGCCTGCACCCGGGCGCTCTCCTCGGCGGCGGTGCGCTGGCTGTCGGCCTGCTGCTGGATGCGGGCGGCGAGCGCGAGGCCGGGGTCGGCGGCCAGGGCGACCGGGGTCTCGTCCGGAGCCTCGACGGCGGGTGCGGCGGCCGGGGTCGCGGAGGCGAAGCCGGTGGCGCCCAGGGTGGCGGCGACGGCGGTGACGCCGAGCAGCGGGGAGGCCCCACGGGCCTGACGCGGCATCCGGTGGCGGTTGGCCTCGGTCTCCGGGACGAACGGGTCGGCGGGCCCGGCGTCGCGGGGCTCGGAGCCGTTCGGGCCGGGGTGGTCGAGGAGCTGGGTACCGGCTGCGGGGCCGGCCGGGTGTGCCGGGGTGTGCGTCGACGCCACGGAGGCGCGCTCCTTTCCTTCCCTCGCGCCTACCGGGTTAGCTGACGGGTTCGGAGCAGGAAGGTCTCCTACGGCCGGGCCGGAGCCCCGCCGATTCACCCCAAGGAACGTGGTTCCCCGGCTCCCTGACCTGCCCGGAGGCCGGCCGGCGGGATTAGGCGACGGCGCACGGTGCCGTCTGGGTACGGCGTTGACGACCGCGCTGCGTTATCAAACGTTAATCCTAGGAGGCCCTGATTCCAAGCCATCCATCCGCGACGGCGGGGGAGCAGGTGATCGGACGTCAACGAACGACCGCTCAGCCGCCTGGTTCATCTGAGTACTCCTACTCATGTGCGACCCGGCCGGCCCGCCGCATCCTGGCGCCATGAGCGCACCGATGCAGTCACGGACCACGGCCGCGTACTACGTCCAGGCCGTCCTCTCCTTCACCCTCTCCGCCACGGCCCTCGCCGCCGGGATCGCCTACCTGCCGGTCGGGGGATGGACCCGGGCCTTCCTCGGGATCGGCCTCCTCTACACCGTCACCTCCTCGTTCACGCTGGCCAAGGTGGTCCGGGACCGGCAGGAGTCGTCGGACACCGTCGCCCGGGTCGACCAGGCCCGACTGGAGAAGCTGCTCAGCGAGCACGACCCGTTCAAGGTCGACGGGGTCTGAACGGGGGGCTTCGGCGGCCCGGGCGAGCCCTTGACGGCTAAGGCTATTAGCCGTAGCTTTATGGCTATTGGCAGGAGCGAGCGAGCCCGTGGAGGCCCACCATGAACGGCACCATCACCCCGCGCACCCAGTACCTCGACGTCCCCGGCGGCCGGCTCGCGTACGACGACACCCGGCAGGGCGACGGCCTCCCCGTCGTCCTGCTCCCCGGGATGCTCGACTCCCGCCGCGCCTACCGGCACCTGCACCCGCTGCTCACCGCGACCGGACGCCGGGTCATCACCATGGACCCGCGTGGCTTCGGCGAGTCCTCGATCGCCTGGGACGACTACAGCCCGTCCGCCGTCGCCATCGACGTCCTCGCCCTGCTCGACCACCTCGGCATCGAGCGGGCGGTCCTGGTCGGGCAGTCCTACACCGGGGCGACGGTCGTCAAGCTCGCCGGCGACGCACCCCGGCGGGTCGCCGGGATCGCGCTCATCGACGCCTTCGTCGAGCACCGGGCGAACGTCCTCATGAAGGGCGTCATGGTCGTCATGGGTGCCGCGATGGTCCAGTGGCCGGGCGTCTGGGGCTACTACCTGCGCAAGATGGCCTTCCCCGGCCCCCGGCCCGCCGACCTCGACGGCTACGTGGACGGGCTGGTCGCAGCCCTGCGCACCCCCGGCCGCAAGTCCGCCACCCGCGGCCAGGTCACCGGCGACTCCGCACCGATCGGCTGGAGCGCGGCCGTCCGCTGCCCCGCCCTCGTGCTGATGGGCAGCAAGGACCCCGACTTCCCCGAGCCGGAGGCCGTCGCCGACCTCCAGGCCGAGAAGCTCGGCGCACGGAAGGTGATGATCGAGGGGTCCGGGCACTACCCGATGGCCGACAACCCGCAGGCCGTCGCCGATGCCCTGCTGCCCTTCCTCGCCGAACTCACCTGAACCCGCCTGAACCCGCCTGAACCCGCCCGCACGCTTCACGCTTCACGCTTCACGGAGAACCGGACGCCATGCCACGCGTAGGACTGACCCCCGACCAGGTCGTCGACCACGCCCTCGCCCTCATCGACGACCAGGGCGCCGACGCCCTCGCCCTCGCCTCCGTCGCCGCCCGCGCGGGAGTCGCCGCCCCCTCGCTGTACAAGCACGTCAGCGGCGGCCTCGCCGAACTGCGCAGGCTCATCGCCGTCCGGGTCACCGAGGAGCTCGCCGACCGGCTCGCGGAGGCCGCGGTCGGCCGCAGCGGGGACGACGCGATCACCGCCGTCCTGTGCGCCTACCAGGCCTACGCCACCGAACACCCACACCGCTACACCGCCCTCCCCCAGGCCCCCCAACCCGACGACGACCTCACCCGCGCGGCCACCCGCCTCGTCGGCGTCATCGTCGCCGTCCTCCGCGGGTACGGCCTCGACGGCCCCGAGGTGATCCACGCCGCCCGCACCGTCCGCTCCCTCGCCCACGGCTTCGCCGCCCTCACCATCGCCGGGGCCTTCCAACTCTCCGAAGACCTCGCCACCACCCACGCCCGCCTCATCACCACCCTCACCACGGGCCTCCGGACGTGGCCCAACGCGGAGTAGGCAGCCGGCCCCAGAGGCCAGCAGAATCGACCTCCCACGCGGCCGACGTCCACCAGCGGCGCGCGCGAGAAGTCGGACCCGCCGACTTCTCGCGCACACCGGGCCGCCCCCGGCGAACGCGCACAAGACATGAGCGGAACCGACCACCGTCGAGCCGCATGGACGGAGAGCCGGCCGGCGGACGACATGGGAGGTAGGCGCAGGCGCCGCCGTCTGGGCGGCGAACCCGCCGGCTGACGCCGCGGCGGACGATTGCTGTCGCCGACCCGGGTGCCGTCCCGCGCGGTGACCGTACGGGACGTCACCGCCGCCGTCACCGATGTCGCACCCGCCCGGCCTTCGGCGCCGCGAGCACCGTGCTGGACCTGGTGGACGAGGGCCGGCTGCTGCCGGTCTCGCACACCGGGTACGGCGGTTCGCGCCGCGCCGAGCTGAACCGGCCGGCGGGCCTGTCCGACGGGGTGATGCGGCACTCGCCGGCCCGCCCTGCCCCGCTGTTCAGCGAGCCGGACGGGAAACGGAGGAGTACGGACGCCCCGGCCGTCCTGGGCGGTGCTGCCCCTGGTCGCCTCCGGCCGGCAGGTCGGCTCCTGCCTGATCACCTTCGCCGCCGAGCACGCCTTCAGCCGCGAGGACCGCACCCTCTACTCGGCCTTCGCCGACCTCCTCGCGCAGTCCCTGGAGCGGGCCCGGCTGTACGACACCCATCACCACCGGGCCGGCGAGCTGCAGCGCGCGATGCTGCCGCGCACCCCGCCCCGGCTGCCCGGGATCGCCTGCGCCGCCCGCTACCTGCCGAGCACGGAGGGCATGCGGATCGGCGGCGACCGGTACGACCTGCTGAAGCTCCCGGACGGCCGGATCGGGCTGGTGATCGGCGACGTGCAGGGCCACAACGCCGAGGCGACCGCGGTGATGTGCGAGCTGCGCAGCGGTCTGCGGGCGTACGCGACGGACGGTCACGACCCGGCCGCCACGCTGACCCGGACCAGCCGGCTGCCGGCCGAGCTGGACACCGAGCCGTTCGCGACCCGCCTGTACCTGACCCTGGACCCGGCCGACGGCGGCCTGACCGCGGCCCGGGCCGGGCACCCGGCGCCGGTGCGGATCGCCGCCGACGTCACGGCCGTCGAGCTGGAGCTGCCGCCCGTTCCGTGACGGCCGGCGCACTGGTTCGGCTGCACCGAATGTCGTCCGTTCAACAACATGGTCCACACCAGCCCCACACATCCGGGACCCGCACCGTCCGTCACCCGTCCCGCCGGAGGGGCCGGAATGCCCTGGACGAACGATCGGAGGGCTCGTCGGAGCAGCGGGATCGCGTCCGAACGGCACCTGGATGAGGGCGTATTGACTCGATATTGACGAGATCCGGTCACATGGCGAGATCCGTTCACACCTTCGTAGGATCATCGCCCTAGAATTCGCCGCGTGACGATGACTCAGTGGTACGCAACGGCTACCGGCGTGCTCGCCGTCCTCGCCCTCGTGGCCGCCGCCCGGTACCGCGCCGTGTCCGTCACCCAGCGCGGCCGGGCCGACGCGTTGGAGGGCGAACTCGCCCGGCTCCAGGAGCAGCTGGCCGCCGAACTCTCCCGCCGGGGCGCCGACCTGGCCGCCGTCCAGCAGGAGCAGGAGCTCACCGCCTCCACCCAGCGGGCCTTCCTCAGCGTGGCCCGCCGGATCCTCGTCATGGCCCACGACCAGCAGGCCCTGCTCGACGAGATGGAGCGCACCCACGACGACCCGGCGCTGCTGGAGGGCCTGCTCAAGGCCGACCACGCCGCCGCCCAACAGGCCCGGCTGGCCCAGACCCTGGCCGTGCTGTGCGGCGCCCGGGCCGGACGGCACTGGCCGGAGCCGGTCTCGCTGGAGGACGTGGTGCGCGGCGCCCAGTCGCGCATCCTGCCGTTCCAGCGGGTGGTCGT from Kitasatospora cathayae includes:
- a CDS encoding M23 family metallopeptidase: MASTHTPAHPAGPAAGTQLLDHPGPNGSEPRDAGPADPFVPETEANRHRMPRQARGASPLLGVTAVAATLGATGFASATPAAAPAVEAPDETPVALAADPGLALAARIQQQADSQRTAAEESARVQAAQEAAAKAAAKEAEAKHAAEEAERAKAAALTLPVKDYSLSAHYGQSARYWAHLHTGLDFAADTGTPVHAVGQGTITSAGWSGAYGYRIVETLPDGTEIWYCHLSSIIQGSGQVTSGQQIGKVGATGNVTGPHLHLEVRPGGGAPVDPETWLQQHGLNP
- a CDS encoding YiaA/YiaB family inner membrane protein translates to MSAPMQSRTTAAYYVQAVLSFTLSATALAAGIAYLPVGGWTRAFLGIGLLYTVTSSFTLAKVVRDRQESSDTVARVDQARLEKLLSEHDPFKVDGV
- a CDS encoding GNAT family N-acetyltransferase, with protein sequence MVPVRLTGPRLAIREYHHTPEELDALHALYGDPEVTRYLPFEPRDRETCADQIELYLEEAMAEERDTYRLAVVRREDAEDPEDALPIAHASLTLGKYRSAYLGYVLSRPVWGRGYAGEIAGLLCELSFDRLGLHRLVARVDVDNTASAKVLTKLGFQLEGRARHDLYKGGVWSDSYQYSLLADEWTGPIAAPQGG
- a CDS encoding alpha/beta fold hydrolase encodes the protein MNGTITPRTQYLDVPGGRLAYDDTRQGDGLPVVLLPGMLDSRRAYRHLHPLLTATGRRVITMDPRGFGESSIAWDDYSPSAVAIDVLALLDHLGIERAVLVGQSYTGATVVKLAGDAPRRVAGIALIDAFVEHRANVLMKGVMVVMGAAMVQWPGVWGYYLRKMAFPGPRPADLDGYVDGLVAALRTPGRKSATRGQVTGDSAPIGWSAAVRCPALVLMGSKDPDFPEPEAVADLQAEKLGARKVMIEGSGHYPMADNPQAVADALLPFLAELT
- a CDS encoding PP2C family protein-serine/threonine phosphatase, producing MLPLVASGRQVGSCLITFAAEHAFSREDRTLYSAFADLLAQSLERARLYDTHHHRAGELQRAMLPRTPPRLPGIACAARYLPSTEGMRIGGDRYDLLKLPDGRIGLVIGDVQGHNAEATAVMCELRSGLRAYATDGHDPAATLTRTSRLPAELDTEPFATRLYLTLDPADGGLTAARAGHPAPVRIAADVTAVELELPPVP
- a CDS encoding TetR/AcrR family transcriptional regulator → MPRVGLTPDQVVDHALALIDDQGADALALASVAARAGVAAPSLYKHVSGGLAELRRLIAVRVTEELADRLAEAAVGRSGDDAITAVLCAYQAYATEHPHRYTALPQAPQPDDDLTRAATRLVGVIVAVLRGYGLDGPEVIHAARTVRSLAHGFAALTIAGAFQLSEDLATTHARLITTLTTGLRTWPNAE